The Kaustia mangrovi genome has a segment encoding these proteins:
- a CDS encoding enoyl-CoA hydratase/isomerase family protein, whose amino-acid sequence MRNFILTEVDGPVFTITLNRPEVLNAWNAAMREELVDALDEAENDEAVKAVILTGAGDRAFGAGQDLNETKTFDADRAELWIGEWEKLYTRIRSLSKPIVAALNGVAAGSAFQVALLCDLRVGHSGVTMGQPEINSGIASSTGPWIMREMLGIARTIDLTLTGRMMDAEEAERIGLINRLVPRDKVAGEAMALARELAEKPPVAMRLDRQRFREVTEASFQDALKAGIRIQREAYASGEPARMMEAFLAKRRARKNA is encoded by the coding sequence ATGCGCAATTTCATCCTCACGGAGGTCGACGGGCCGGTCTTCACCATCACGCTGAACCGCCCGGAAGTCCTCAACGCCTGGAACGCGGCGATGCGCGAGGAGCTGGTCGACGCTCTGGACGAGGCGGAGAACGACGAGGCGGTGAAGGCCGTCATTCTCACCGGCGCCGGCGATCGCGCATTCGGCGCGGGCCAGGACCTCAACGAGACGAAGACCTTCGACGCCGACCGCGCGGAGCTCTGGATCGGCGAGTGGGAAAAGCTCTATACGCGCATCCGCTCGCTTTCCAAGCCCATCGTCGCGGCGCTCAACGGCGTGGCGGCGGGCTCGGCCTTCCAGGTCGCGCTCCTGTGCGATCTGCGCGTCGGCCATTCCGGCGTCACCATGGGCCAGCCGGAGATCAATTCCGGCATCGCGAGTTCCACCGGCCCCTGGATCATGCGGGAGATGCTGGGCATCGCGCGCACCATCGACCTGACCCTGACGGGCCGCATGATGGATGCCGAGGAGGCGGAGAGGATCGGTCTCATCAACCGGCTCGTCCCGCGCGACAAGGTTGCCGGGGAGGCCATGGCGCTCGCCCGCGAGCTGGCGGAGAAGCCGCCGGTGGCGATGCGGCTCGACCGGCAGCGCTTCCGCGAGGTGACGGAGGCCTCCTTCCAGGACGCGCTCAAGGCCGGCATCCGCATCCAGCGCGAGGCCTACGCCTCCGGCGAGCCCGCCCGCATGATGGAGGCATTTCTGGCGAAACGCCGCGCGCGCAAGAACGCATAG
- a CDS encoding IclR family transcriptional regulator produces MASTEKKPKNDPLMVRSVEKAFRVLSAFDADRPAMSLSQIASVTDLDMSAAQRFTHTLVKLGYLAKNPDTRQFELTVRTLDLGYHFTRSNRLVERAIPYLLHLSKETEETVNLTIPDDTEVVFVSRFLSRHVLNTDVIIGTRLPAYCTAPGLAILSRLPADEARDIVRRSDLRPHTPHTVWDIATVMERVDEAAQAGFGVACEEIYHGDGSVAAAIVDTGGRPIAAINIATSLARYSREEMVERFAPLVVAAARSLSKI; encoded by the coding sequence GTGGCGAGTACGGAGAAGAAACCGAAGAACGATCCGCTGATGGTGCGGTCCGTCGAAAAGGCGTTCCGTGTCCTGTCTGCCTTCGATGCGGACCGGCCGGCCATGAGCCTGTCGCAGATCGCATCCGTGACGGATCTCGACATGAGCGCCGCCCAGCGCTTCACCCACACGCTGGTCAAGCTCGGCTATCTGGCGAAGAACCCCGACACGCGCCAGTTCGAGCTGACGGTGAGGACGCTCGATCTCGGCTACCACTTCACCCGCTCCAACAGGTTGGTGGAGCGGGCCATTCCCTATCTGCTCCATCTCAGCAAGGAGACGGAGGAAACCGTCAATCTCACCATCCCCGACGACACCGAGGTCGTGTTCGTCTCGCGCTTCCTCAGCCGCCACGTCCTCAATACGGACGTCATCATCGGCACCAGGCTGCCGGCCTACTGCACGGCGCCGGGGCTGGCGATCCTCTCAAGGCTTCCCGCCGACGAGGCGCGCGACATCGTGCGCCGCTCCGATCTCAGGCCGCACACGCCGCATACCGTCTGGGATATCGCGACGGTGATGGAGCGCGTGGACGAGGCCGCGCAGGCCGGCTTCGGGGTTGCGTGCGAGGAAATCTATCACGGCGACGGATCGGTCGCCGCGGCCATCGTCGATACCGGCGGCCGGCCCATCGCCGCGATCAACATCGCCACCTCGCTCGCACGCTATTCCCGCGAGGAGATGGTGGAGCGCTTCGCCCCACTCGTGGTCGCCGCCGCCCGGTCCCTCTCCAAGATCTGA
- a CDS encoding (2Fe-2S)-binding protein — protein sequence MTQPDETAEPEPQPPDPTEAASPSQFVPAVRRKGASVTFRLDGRDLCAHAGQSVLSAVLEAGQTLRYNEFSGEPRAGFCLMNACQDCWIWTAQGTRLRACQTPVSAGLELHTSCPATPEGT from the coding sequence ATGACCCAGCCGGACGAGACAGCCGAGCCGGAGCCCCAGCCGCCGGACCCGACCGAAGCCGCATCCCCCAGCCAGTTCGTGCCGGCCGTGCGCCGCAAGGGAGCCTCCGTGACCTTCCGTCTGGACGGGCGCGACCTCTGCGCCCATGCCGGGCAGAGCGTCCTGTCCGCCGTTCTGGAGGCCGGCCAAACGCTCAGATACAACGAGTTCTCCGGCGAGCCGCGCGCTGGCTTCTGCCTCATGAACGCCTGTCAGGATTGCTGGATCTGGACCGCTCAGGGGACACGCCTGCGCGCCTGTCAGACGCCCGTCTCCGCCGGGCTGGAGCTCCA
- a CDS encoding ABC transporter substrate-binding protein, translating into MSRRTVLMGAGAVLATPAILRPAFGETTLTVADPGGPFGPAFRKAFYDPFQKETGITIVNVAREAEPTAQFKSIVETGAYIWDVCTLTLSARKILEKGDLLEPTGVKEADAPGMMAEALFPNFVGTDVYSTIFAYRTDKMGDKAPKSWTDFWDVEGFPGRRALRKNPIDTLEQALLADGVPLEELYPLDVDRAFASLDRIKPHIAVWWTGGAQSTQLLQSGEVDMISGWNARLQAAIDGGTPAELVWNQGLYSIEGWGIPKGNPKADAAREFVRFCTRPEQQALYTSELAYGPTNRKAYDSIPAERAKVLPTAPANISQMRIASEDWWSSNRADMTERFNAWLLT; encoded by the coding sequence ATGAGCCGTCGCACGGTCCTCATGGGGGCGGGGGCGGTGCTCGCCACGCCGGCCATCCTGCGGCCGGCCTTCGGCGAGACCACGCTGACGGTCGCCGATCCGGGTGGCCCGTTCGGCCCGGCCTTCCGCAAGGCCTTCTACGACCCGTTCCAGAAGGAGACCGGCATCACGATCGTCAATGTGGCGCGCGAGGCCGAGCCCACCGCGCAGTTCAAGTCGATCGTGGAGACCGGCGCCTATATCTGGGATGTGTGCACGCTGACCCTTTCGGCGCGCAAGATCCTGGAGAAGGGCGATCTCCTGGAGCCGACAGGGGTCAAGGAGGCCGACGCGCCGGGCATGATGGCGGAGGCGCTGTTCCCGAATTTCGTCGGCACCGACGTCTATTCCACGATCTTCGCCTACCGCACCGACAAGATGGGCGACAAGGCCCCGAAATCCTGGACCGATTTCTGGGATGTCGAGGGCTTCCCGGGCCGGCGCGCCCTGCGCAAGAATCCCATCGACACGCTCGAGCAGGCGCTGCTCGCCGACGGCGTGCCGCTGGAGGAGCTCTATCCGCTCGATGTCGACCGCGCCTTTGCGAGCCTCGACAGGATCAAGCCGCATATCGCGGTCTGGTGGACCGGCGGCGCCCAGTCGACGCAGCTTCTCCAGAGCGGCGAGGTCGACATGATCTCCGGCTGGAACGCCCGCCTGCAGGCCGCCATCGACGGGGGGACGCCCGCCGAGCTGGTCTGGAACCAGGGGCTCTATTCCATCGAGGGCTGGGGCATCCCGAAGGGCAACCCCAAGGCGGACGCGGCGCGCGAATTCGTCAGGTTCTGCACCAGGCCCGAACAGCAGGCGCTCTATACGAGCGAGCTCGCCTACGGCCCGACGAACCGGAAGGCCTATGACAGCATCCCGGCCGAGCGCGCCAAGGTGCTGCCGACGGCGCCGGCGAACATCTCGCAGATGCGGATCGCCAGCGAGGACTGGTGGAGCTCGAACCGCGCGGACATGACCGAGCGGTTCAACGCCTGGCTCCTCACCTGA